The proteins below come from a single Comamonas antarctica genomic window:
- a CDS encoding TRAP transporter substrate-binding protein: protein MNRTSRLCRTVAAVSAACALWSSAHAQAPVTYKVIGQPAATGLVQKNVEKPFFDDFAARTGLNIQADYKPVDQLGIKDTEQLRVMKAGLFDIVSLRVSQNSRDEPTLLGLDLVGAAPDYATARKVYDAYKGVLDTRLQKQFQVKLLGAWPFGPQILFCKKPVASLADLKGLKVRTYDQNLSKFMESVGATPVPLSFTEVHQSLSLGVVDCAITGPSSANSSGWPEVTTHQYGLGVQMAVNAYAISMKAWNKLKPEEQAKLQAAFTKLTDDIWAYSQELTIDAMDCNTGKPSCKLNKPYKLVDSPLKEADKKTLTDAVARISVPTWAEICDKANKSCSADWKATAGKVLGIQ from the coding sequence ATGAACCGCACCTCACGCCTTTGCCGCACCGTCGCCGCCGTCTCCGCCGCCTGCGCCCTGTGGTCTTCCGCACACGCCCAGGCCCCCGTGACCTACAAGGTGATCGGCCAGCCGGCCGCCACCGGCCTGGTCCAGAAGAACGTGGAAAAGCCCTTCTTCGATGATTTCGCGGCGCGCACCGGCCTCAACATCCAGGCCGACTACAAGCCCGTCGACCAGCTCGGCATCAAGGACACCGAACAGCTGCGCGTGATGAAGGCCGGCCTGTTCGACATCGTCTCGCTGCGCGTGTCGCAGAACTCGCGCGACGAGCCCACGCTGCTGGGCCTGGACCTGGTCGGCGCCGCGCCCGACTACGCCACCGCGCGCAAGGTCTACGACGCCTACAAGGGCGTGCTCGACACGCGCCTGCAAAAGCAGTTCCAGGTGAAGCTGCTGGGCGCCTGGCCCTTCGGCCCGCAGATCCTGTTCTGCAAGAAGCCCGTGGCCTCGCTGGCCGACCTCAAGGGCCTGAAGGTGCGCACCTACGACCAGAACCTCTCGAAGTTCATGGAAAGCGTGGGCGCCACGCCCGTGCCGCTGTCCTTCACCGAAGTGCACCAGTCGCTGTCGCTGGGCGTCGTGGATTGCGCCATCACCGGCCCCAGCTCGGCCAACAGCTCGGGCTGGCCCGAGGTCACCACGCACCAGTACGGCCTGGGCGTGCAGATGGCGGTCAATGCCTATGCCATCAGCATGAAGGCCTGGAACAAGCTCAAGCCCGAGGAACAGGCCAAGCTGCAGGCGGCGTTCACCAAGCTGACGGATGACATCTGGGCCTACTCGCAGGAGCTGACCATCGACGCGATGGACTGCAACACCGGCAAGCCGTCGTGCAAGCTGAACAAGCCCTACAAGCTGGTCGATTCGCCGCTCAAGGAAGCCGACAAGAAGACCCTCACCGACGCCGTCGCGCGCATCTCCGTGCCGACCTGGGCCGAGATCTGCGACAAGGCGAACAAGAGCTGCTCCGCCGACTGGAAGGCCACGGCCGGCAAGGTGCTCGGCATCCAGTAA
- the hydA gene encoding dihydropyrimidinase, protein MNAPLDLIVRNARVATASDCFDADIGIQDGRIVQLGQGLRGAARSIDAAGRVVTPGGVDAHCHLDEITSGPVRMADDFDTGSRAAACGGTTTLIPFAAQQRGHSLRAAVEQYRERAAGKAHVDYAFHLIVTDPTPAVLQQELPALIREGFTSFKIYMTYDDMKLDDGQILDVLSVAKAHGALAMIHAENADCIQWLTRRLLAAGRSAPRFHAQSRPMLVEREATHRAIALAELVDTPILIVHVSGREAMEQIRWARALGLQVFAETCPQYLFLTADDLGLDDSYHGARCVCSPPPRDAANQQVVWNGLTEGLFSVFSSDHAPFRMDGSQGKRPEGCEVSFDRIPNGIPGIETRLPLLYSEGVLGGRITLQRFVELTATNPAKAYGLHPRKGSIAIGCDADLVIWQEGERVLRNADLHHNVDYTPYEGRTLRAWPALTLARGQVVWEGQFHPCHGRGQLLECGPSSLVPARRAH, encoded by the coding sequence ATGAACGCGCCGCTTGACCTGATCGTGCGCAATGCCCGCGTCGCGACCGCCAGCGACTGCTTCGACGCGGACATCGGCATCCAGGACGGCCGCATCGTGCAGCTGGGCCAGGGCCTGCGGGGCGCGGCGCGCAGCATCGACGCGGCCGGCCGCGTCGTCACCCCGGGCGGCGTCGACGCCCACTGCCATCTGGACGAGATCACCAGCGGCCCGGTGCGCATGGCGGACGACTTCGACACCGGCAGCCGCGCGGCCGCCTGCGGCGGCACCACCACGCTGATCCCGTTCGCGGCGCAGCAGCGCGGCCATTCGCTGCGCGCCGCGGTCGAGCAGTACCGCGAGCGCGCGGCCGGCAAGGCGCATGTCGACTACGCCTTCCATCTGATCGTCACCGACCCCACGCCCGCGGTGCTGCAGCAGGAGCTGCCGGCGCTGATCCGCGAAGGCTTCACCTCGTTCAAGATCTACATGACCTACGACGACATGAAGCTCGACGACGGGCAGATCCTCGACGTGCTGTCGGTGGCCAAGGCGCATGGCGCGCTGGCCATGATCCACGCCGAGAACGCCGACTGCATCCAGTGGCTCACGCGGCGCCTGCTGGCCGCGGGCCGCAGCGCGCCGCGCTTCCATGCCCAGTCCCGGCCGATGCTGGTCGAGCGCGAGGCCACGCACCGCGCGATCGCGCTGGCGGAACTGGTCGACACACCGATCCTGATCGTGCATGTGTCCGGCCGCGAGGCCATGGAGCAGATCCGCTGGGCGCGGGCGCTGGGGCTGCAGGTCTTTGCCGAGACCTGCCCGCAATACCTGTTCCTCACCGCCGACGACCTGGGCCTGGACGACAGCTACCACGGCGCGCGCTGCGTCTGCAGCCCGCCGCCGCGCGACGCCGCCAACCAGCAGGTGGTCTGGAACGGCCTCACCGAAGGCCTGTTCTCGGTGTTCTCCTCGGACCACGCGCCGTTCCGCATGGACGGCAGCCAGGGCAAGCGCCCCGAGGGCTGCGAGGTGTCGTTCGACCGCATCCCGAACGGCATTCCCGGCATCGAGACGCGCCTGCCGCTGCTGTATTCGGAAGGCGTGCTCGGCGGCCGCATCACGCTGCAGCGCTTCGTCGAACTGACCGCCACCAACCCGGCCAAGGCCTATGGCCTGCACCCGCGCAAGGGCTCGATCGCCATCGGCTGCGATGCCGACCTGGTGATCTGGCAGGAGGGCGAGCGCGTGCTGCGCAACGCCGACCTGCACCACAACGTCGACTACACGCCCTACGAGGGCCGCACCCTGCGCGCCTGGCCCGCGCTCACGCTGGCGCGCGGCCAGGTGGTGTGGGAGGGCCAGTTCCATCCTTGCCACGGCCGCGGCCAGTTGCTCGAATGCGGCCCCTCGTCCCTGGTCCCTGCGCGCCGCGCCCACTGA
- a CDS encoding maleate cis-trans isomerase family protein: MPEKFKLGVLTPSSNTALEPLTHAIVAGLPNVSVHFARFKVTEISLGAASSGQFDDSHILAAADLLADARVDVIGWSGTAAGWLGFEKDVLLAERIEAHTGIAATTAILALNELLALRGATRLGIVSPYTADVQQRIVGNYRAAGIEVVAETHEGISVNHDFAALAPQLLQQRIAQVAAAAPQAIVTYCTNLRAAQLAAEVEQQTGIPLLDTVSTTVWGMLRKIGVPTQQVKGWGRLYGWE, from the coding sequence ATGCCAGAAAAATTCAAGCTGGGCGTGCTGACGCCATCGTCCAATACCGCGCTGGAGCCGCTGACGCATGCGATCGTCGCCGGCCTGCCCAATGTGTCGGTGCATTTCGCGCGCTTCAAGGTCACCGAGATTTCGCTGGGTGCTGCGTCATCGGGCCAGTTCGACGACAGCCATATCCTTGCCGCGGCCGACCTGCTTGCGGACGCCAGGGTCGACGTGATCGGCTGGAGCGGCACCGCGGCTGGCTGGCTGGGCTTCGAGAAGGACGTCCTGCTGGCCGAGCGCATCGAGGCGCATACCGGCATTGCCGCGACCACGGCCATCCTGGCGCTCAACGAGCTGCTGGCGCTGCGCGGCGCCACGCGCCTGGGCATCGTGTCGCCCTACACCGCGGACGTGCAGCAGCGCATCGTCGGCAACTACCGCGCGGCGGGCATCGAAGTCGTGGCCGAGACGCACGAGGGCATCAGCGTCAACCATGACTTCGCCGCGCTGGCGCCGCAGCTGCTGCAGCAGCGCATCGCGCAGGTCGCCGCCGCCGCGCCGCAGGCCATCGTGACCTACTGCACCAACCTGCGCGCGGCCCAGCTCGCGGCCGAGGTGGAGCAGCAGACCGGCATTCCACTGCTCGACACGGTCAGCACCACGGTGTGGGGCATGCTGCGCAAGATCGGCGTGCCGACGCAGCAGGTCAAGGGCTGGGGGCGGCTGTATGGCTGGGAGTAA
- a CDS encoding GntR family transcriptional regulator, producing the protein MAGSKSAALRAPQAGDGAAHTSRPGASDIHARLQNAILEHRLLPGTKLGEDRLADIFAVSRARIRQVLTQLAHAQLVEIVPQRGAFVACPSPEQARDVFEARQVVEPAVVQRLIATLTPAKLAQLRRHVAAETAARLAGDQRAIIRLSGEFHVLLAELAGNSALARAMRDLCAVTCLIISLYNAPTRHSCRSDEHAELIDAIAQHDVAKAQQLVREHLAHIEQSLVLWPGEGGDDLESILRE; encoded by the coding sequence ATGGCTGGGAGTAAATCGGCCGCCCTGCGCGCGCCGCAGGCTGGCGATGGTGCCGCGCATACGTCCCGGCCCGGCGCCAGCGACATCCATGCGCGGCTGCAGAACGCCATCCTCGAGCACCGCCTGCTGCCCGGCACCAAACTCGGGGAGGACCGGCTCGCGGACATCTTCGCCGTCAGCCGCGCGCGCATCCGCCAGGTGCTGACCCAGCTGGCGCATGCGCAGCTGGTGGAGATCGTGCCGCAGCGCGGCGCCTTCGTCGCCTGCCCCAGCCCCGAGCAGGCGCGCGATGTCTTCGAGGCGCGCCAGGTCGTGGAGCCGGCCGTCGTGCAGCGGCTGATCGCCACGCTGACGCCGGCCAAGCTGGCGCAGCTGCGCCGGCATGTGGCCGCCGAGACCGCGGCCCGGCTGGCCGGCGACCAGCGCGCCATCATCCGCCTGTCGGGAGAGTTCCATGTGCTGCTGGCCGAGCTCGCGGGCAACTCGGCGCTGGCACGCGCCATGCGCGACCTGTGCGCGGTGACCTGCCTGATCATTTCGCTGTACAACGCTCCCACCAGGCACAGCTGCCGTTCCGACGAACATGCCGAACTGATTGATGCCATCGCGCAGCATGACGTGGCCAAGGCGCAGCAGCTGGTGCGCGAGCATCTGGCGCACATCGAGCAGAGCCTGGTGCTGTGGCCTGGCGAGGGCGGGGACGACCTCGAGAGCATTCTGCGGGAGTGA
- a CDS encoding aspartate/glutamate racemase family protein, whose product MRILLINPNRSAWVTERLAAPARAMLLPGERLDTLTSQDGPEMVRTPEQVGAAESEVLALAARHGGGYDALVLGISLDCGLDAARRQRGPQPVIGMTEAACLAACTAGARFGLLTVGPAMAPLYAAHVRALGLEARCVGVEAPDAPEAFAAGAHNALPASAAALLAQGARALRARGADSIVLAGAVLCGCGPALAQACGIPCFEGTACAIGLARMHWQHSAMTAAAGACG is encoded by the coding sequence ATGCGCATCCTGCTGATCAATCCCAACCGCTCGGCGTGGGTCACCGAACGGCTGGCCGCGCCCGCCCGCGCGATGCTGCTGCCCGGCGAACGGCTGGACACGCTGACCTCGCAAGACGGCCCCGAAATGGTGCGCACGCCCGAACAGGTCGGCGCCGCCGAAAGCGAGGTGCTGGCGCTGGCCGCGCGGCATGGCGGCGGCTATGACGCGCTGGTGCTGGGCATCTCGCTGGACTGCGGCCTTGACGCGGCACGGCGCCAGCGCGGCCCGCAGCCGGTGATCGGCATGACCGAGGCGGCCTGCCTGGCGGCCTGCACCGCCGGCGCGCGCTTTGGCCTGCTGACCGTGGGCCCGGCCATGGCGCCGCTGTATGCCGCGCATGTGCGCGCGCTGGGACTGGAGGCGCGCTGCGTCGGCGTCGAGGCGCCCGATGCGCCCGAGGCATTCGCGGCCGGAGCGCACAATGCCTTGCCCGCCTCCGCGGCCGCACTGTTGGCGCAGGGCGCACGCGCGCTGCGCGCGCGCGGCGCCGACAGCATCGTGCTGGCCGGAGCCGTGCTGTGCGGCTGCGGGCCGGCGCTGGCGCAGGCCTGCGGCATCCCGTGCTTCGAGGGCACGGCCTGTGCCATCGGCCTGGCGCGCATGCATTGGCAGCACAGCGCCATGACCGCGGCTGCCGGGGCGTGCGGCTGA
- a CDS encoding LacI family DNA-binding transcriptional regulator: MPNRSTRSSAAPTLKDLARLAGVSPITASRALHRPELVAEATRARVVQAVEQSGYVPNSLAGGLTSRQTRLVAAIVPSVGHSLFSDMLSALITTLAAQRYETTLGISSYEVEHEETWLAAMLSRRPDGVVLTGTEHTARTRRLLLNADIPVVELWDYMPHPLDVAIGFCQEDAGRAAFRHLRACGYRRPAIVRSDDSRAQRRAQGFLRAAAEADAPEPAQIVFSEQSPQAGRGRKVLDALRAEAPQADAVFCSSDALAQGVLAHAHALGLQVPQQLGVLGFGDQALAADCIPPLSTVRVDGAQIGRLGAEALMARMRGAAVAAAQDVGFEIIARASTSLGAPPAS, encoded by the coding sequence ATGCCGAACCGCTCCACCCGCAGCTCCGCTGCCCCCACCCTCAAGGATCTGGCCCGGCTGGCCGGGGTCTCGCCGATCACGGCGTCGCGCGCGCTGCACCGGCCGGAACTCGTGGCCGAGGCGACGCGCGCGCGCGTGGTGCAGGCCGTCGAGCAGTCAGGCTATGTGCCCAACTCGCTGGCCGGCGGCCTCACCTCGCGCCAGACGCGCCTGGTGGCGGCCATCGTGCCCTCGGTGGGCCATTCGCTGTTCTCGGACATGCTGAGCGCGCTGATCACCACGCTGGCGGCGCAGCGCTACGAGACCACGCTGGGCATTTCCAGCTATGAAGTCGAGCACGAGGAAACCTGGCTGGCGGCCATGCTCAGCCGCCGCCCCGACGGCGTGGTGCTCACGGGAACGGAACACACGGCGCGCACCCGGCGCCTGCTGCTCAACGCCGACATTCCGGTGGTGGAGCTGTGGGACTACATGCCCCACCCGCTCGACGTGGCCATCGGCTTTTGCCAGGAGGATGCGGGCCGGGCGGCGTTCCGCCACCTGCGCGCCTGCGGCTACCGCCGGCCCGCCATCGTGCGTTCGGACGACAGCCGGGCCCAGCGCCGCGCCCAGGGTTTCCTGCGCGCTGCCGCCGAGGCGGATGCGCCCGAGCCGGCGCAGATCGTCTTCTCCGAGCAAAGCCCGCAGGCGGGACGCGGACGCAAGGTGCTGGATGCGTTGCGCGCCGAAGCGCCGCAGGCCGACGCCGTGTTCTGCAGCTCGGATGCGCTGGCCCAGGGCGTGCTGGCGCATGCCCACGCGCTGGGCCTGCAGGTGCCGCAGCAGCTGGGCGTGCTGGGGTTTGGCGACCAGGCGCTGGCCGCCGACTGCATTCCCCCCTTGTCCACGGTGCGCGTCGATGGCGCCCAGATCGGCCGCCTGGGCGCCGAGGCATTGATGGCGCGCATGCGCGGCGCGGCCGTGGCCGCCGCGCAGGACGTGGGCTTCGAGATCATCGCGCGGGCCAGCACCAGCCTGGGAGCGCCCCCAGCCTCCTGA
- a CDS encoding Bug family tripartite tricarboxylate transporter substrate binding protein: MQKFTPGRRVVLTVAIAAALAPLAAGAQTAYPAKPITLVIPFPPGGQTDAIGRLVGDRLSKRLGQPVVVENKPGVNGSLASDLVARAKPDGYTLVIGGPGTHAINQLVNSNVRYDTRKDFTHIAMLTRGPMLLLASPTLKANSVAEVVALSKAKPDSLNMALTGIGSSSHMTTELLKQSAGVGFNNVPYKGDVPAMTDVIGGQADLLFVPATSAIPFVQGGKLRALAVTGDRRLAALPDVPTMPEAGQPRVINYSWTSLAGPAGMPPDIVKKLNDACQAILAEPDFAARLASMSNEATPGVPEQAMGFISAEVARWSNVVKKANIQVQ, from the coding sequence ATGCAAAAGTTCACGCCCGGCCGACGCGTTGTCCTGACAGTGGCGATCGCCGCCGCGCTCGCGCCGCTGGCGGCGGGCGCCCAGACGGCCTATCCCGCCAAGCCCATCACGCTGGTCATTCCGTTTCCGCCCGGCGGCCAGACCGATGCCATCGGCCGGCTGGTGGGCGACCGCCTGTCGAAGCGCCTGGGCCAGCCGGTCGTCGTCGAGAACAAGCCCGGCGTCAACGGCTCGCTGGCATCGGATCTGGTGGCACGCGCCAAGCCCGACGGCTACACGCTGGTGATCGGCGGGCCGGGCACGCATGCCATCAACCAGTTGGTGAACTCCAATGTGCGCTACGACACGCGCAAGGACTTCACGCATATCGCCATGCTCACCCGCGGCCCGATGCTGCTGCTGGCCTCGCCCACGCTGAAGGCGAATTCGGTGGCCGAGGTGGTGGCGCTGTCCAAGGCCAAGCCCGATTCGCTGAACATGGCGCTGACAGGCATCGGTTCTTCCAGCCACATGACGACCGAATTGCTCAAGCAATCCGCGGGCGTGGGTTTCAACAACGTGCCCTACAAGGGCGACGTGCCGGCCATGACCGATGTGATCGGCGGCCAGGCCGACCTGCTGTTCGTGCCGGCGACGTCGGCCATTCCCTTCGTGCAGGGCGGCAAGCTGCGCGCGCTGGCGGTGACCGGCGACCGGCGCCTCGCGGCGCTGCCCGATGTGCCGACCATGCCCGAGGCCGGGCAGCCGCGCGTCATCAACTATTCGTGGACCAGTCTTGCCGGCCCGGCCGGCATGCCGCCCGACATCGTGAAGAAACTCAACGACGCCTGCCAGGCTATCCTGGCGGAACCCGATTTCGCCGCGCGCCTGGCCAGCATGAGCAACGAGGCCACGCCCGGCGTGCCTGAGCAGGCCATGGGCTTCATTTCCGCGGAAGTGGCGCGCTGGAGCAACGTGGTCAAGAAAGCCAACATCCAGGTCCAATGA
- a CDS encoding HpcH/HpaI aldolase family protein, with the protein MSMLPTNHFKRALHAGQAQIGLWSTIPSPFVCEIIGGAGYDWVLLDTEHTPTDVPLMLNQLQAVAAAQPAPGALPTQAVVRPAWNDPVLIKRYLDIGAQTLLLPFVQNAQEAEAAVRAIRYAPAGIRGMGGSTRAANFGRTTDYVARAAEELCLLVQVETAEALEQIEAIAAVDGIDGIFIGPADLSASLGYPGQARHPAVNRAIDDAIRRIRACGKAPGILMVDEPRARECLELGAQFVAVALDTVLLRDGLDGAAARFRGRPETGKPAFAGSY; encoded by the coding sequence ATGAGCATGCTACCCACCAATCATTTCAAGCGTGCGCTGCACGCCGGCCAGGCGCAGATCGGCCTCTGGTCCACCATTCCCTCGCCTTTCGTCTGCGAGATCATCGGCGGCGCAGGCTACGACTGGGTGCTGCTCGATACCGAGCACACCCCGACCGACGTGCCGCTGATGCTGAATCAGCTCCAGGCCGTGGCCGCGGCCCAGCCGGCGCCGGGTGCGCTGCCCACGCAGGCGGTGGTGCGCCCCGCCTGGAACGACCCGGTGCTCATCAAGCGCTATCTCGACATCGGTGCCCAGACGCTGCTGCTGCCCTTCGTGCAGAACGCGCAGGAAGCCGAGGCCGCGGTGCGCGCCATCCGCTATGCGCCGGCCGGCATCCGCGGCATGGGCGGCTCGACGCGCGCCGCCAACTTCGGCCGCACCACCGACTATGTGGCCCGCGCCGCCGAGGAACTGTGCCTGCTGGTGCAGGTGGAGACCGCCGAGGCGCTGGAGCAGATCGAGGCGATTGCGGCCGTTGACGGCATCGACGGCATCTTCATCGGCCCGGCCGACCTGTCGGCCAGCCTGGGCTATCCCGGCCAGGCGCGCCACCCCGCGGTGAACCGCGCCATCGATGACGCGATCCGCCGCATCCGTGCCTGCGGCAAGGCGCCCGGCATCCTGATGGTGGACGAGCCCCGGGCCCGGGAATGCCTGGAACTGGGTGCGCAGTTCGTCGCCGTGGCGCTCGATACCGTGCTGCTGCGCGACGGCCTGGACGGCGCGGCCGCGCGCTTTCGCGGCCGGCCCGAAACCGGGAAGCCGGCATTTGCCGGCAGCTACTGA
- the araD gene encoding L-arabinonate dehydratase: MQRTYESLRSARWFAPDDFRSFGHRSRVLQMGYGYEDWVGKPVIAIVNTWSDANQCHAHFKQRVEDVKRGVLQAGGFPLELPAISLSESMVKPTTMMYRNFLAMETEELLRSHPVDGAVLMGGCDKTTPGLTMGALSMGLPFIYLPAGPMLRGNWRGKVLGSGSDAFKYWDERRAGRLSDQAWQEMESGIARSHGTCMTMGTAATMMGIAEAVGLTLPGASSIPAADANHVRMSAECGRRIVEMVWQDQTPARLLTRANFENGIACAMAMGCSTNAIIHLIAMSRRAGHPVGLEDFDAMSRTVPVIANIRPSGSTYLMEDFFYAGGLRALLERIRPHLKTEALTVNGKTLGENVAGSEVFHDDVIRPLDNPIYAEGALAVLKGNLAPDGVIIKPSACAPHLLRHTGRALVFDDYPSLKQAVDDPDLDVTGEDILVLRNAGPLGAGMPEWGMLPIPTKLLKQGVSDMLRLSDARMSGTSYGGCLLHCSPEAAVGGPLALVQTGDRIRVDVPARSIHLEISDQEMAARRAAWTPAPPRYERGYGWMFGRHIKQANDGCDFDFLETTFGKPVPEPDIF, translated from the coding sequence ATGCAAAGAACCTACGAGAGCCTGCGCAGCGCGCGCTGGTTTGCCCCCGACGACTTCCGCAGCTTCGGCCATCGCTCGCGCGTATTGCAGATGGGCTACGGCTATGAAGACTGGGTGGGCAAGCCCGTCATTGCCATCGTCAACACCTGGAGCGATGCCAACCAGTGCCATGCGCACTTCAAGCAGCGCGTGGAGGACGTCAAGCGCGGCGTGCTGCAGGCCGGCGGGTTTCCGCTGGAACTGCCGGCCATCAGCCTGTCCGAAAGCATGGTCAAGCCCACGACCATGATGTACCGCAACTTCCTTGCCATGGAGACCGAGGAGCTGCTGCGCAGCCACCCCGTCGATGGCGCGGTGCTGATGGGCGGCTGCGACAAGACCACGCCCGGACTGACCATGGGCGCGCTATCCATGGGCCTGCCCTTCATCTACCTGCCCGCGGGCCCGATGCTGCGCGGCAACTGGCGCGGCAAGGTGCTGGGCTCGGGCTCCGATGCCTTCAAGTACTGGGACGAGCGCCGCGCGGGCCGCCTGTCCGACCAGGCCTGGCAGGAGATGGAATCCGGCATCGCGCGCAGCCACGGCACCTGCATGACCATGGGCACGGCCGCGACCATGATGGGCATTGCCGAAGCCGTGGGGCTCACGCTGCCGGGCGCGAGCAGCATCCCGGCCGCCGATGCCAACCATGTGCGCATGAGCGCCGAATGCGGTCGCCGCATCGTCGAGATGGTGTGGCAGGACCAGACGCCCGCGCGGCTGCTGACGCGCGCCAATTTCGAGAACGGCATCGCCTGCGCGATGGCCATGGGCTGCTCGACCAATGCCATCATCCACCTGATTGCGATGTCGCGCCGCGCGGGCCACCCCGTGGGCCTGGAAGACTTCGACGCCATGAGCCGCACGGTGCCGGTGATTGCCAATATCCGGCCCAGCGGCAGCACCTATCTGATGGAGGACTTCTTCTATGCCGGCGGCCTGCGCGCGCTGCTCGAGCGCATCCGCCCGCACCTGAAGACCGAGGCGCTGACCGTGAACGGCAAGACCCTGGGCGAGAACGTCGCGGGCAGCGAGGTGTTCCATGACGACGTGATCCGGCCGCTGGACAACCCGATCTACGCCGAGGGCGCGCTGGCCGTGCTCAAGGGCAACCTTGCGCCCGACGGCGTCATCATCAAGCCCAGCGCCTGCGCGCCGCACCTGCTGCGCCATACCGGGCGCGCGCTGGTGTTCGACGACTATCCCAGCCTGAAGCAGGCCGTCGACGATCCCGATCTGGACGTGACCGGCGAGGACATCCTGGTGCTGCGCAACGCCGGCCCGCTGGGCGCGGGCATGCCGGAATGGGGCATGCTGCCGATTCCCACCAAGCTGCTCAAGCAGGGCGTGAGCGACATGCTGCGGCTGTCGGACGCGCGCATGAGCGGCACCAGCTACGGCGGCTGCCTGCTGCACTGCTCGCCCGAGGCCGCGGTCGGCGGGCCGCTGGCGCTGGTGCAGACCGGCGACCGCATCCGCGTCGATGTGCCCGCGCGCTCCATTCACCTGGAGATTTCCGATCAGGAGATGGCCGCGCGGCGCGCCGCCTGGACGCCCGCGCCGCCCCGCTACGAGCGCGGCTACGGCTGGATGTTCGGTCGCCACATCAAGCAAGCCAATGATGGCTGCGACTTCGACTTCCTTGAAACCACGTTCGGCAAACCCGTGCCCGAACCCGACATCTTCTGA
- a CDS encoding ribonuclease activity regulator RraA, translated as MHPETRAALQKVSTATLCTALFKRGLRNQFIQDVRPLNPGLPNMVGEAFTLRYIPAREDRNGIAVFQDRQHPQRQAVEQCPAGAVLVIDSRKDARAASAGGILVARLMQRGAAGVVTDGGLRDSPEIARYAMPAYHSRPSAPTNLTLHEAIEINGAIACGDVAVFPGDVVVGDGEGVVVIPSHLADEVSAEASEMTVFEDFVQEQVMAGRSILGLYPPTDEARRDDFAAWRKARGR; from the coding sequence ATGCACCCAGAAACCCGCGCCGCGCTGCAAAAGGTCAGCACCGCCACGCTCTGCACCGCGCTGTTCAAGCGCGGCCTGCGCAACCAGTTCATCCAGGACGTGCGCCCGCTCAACCCGGGCCTGCCCAACATGGTGGGTGAAGCGTTCACGCTGCGCTACATCCCGGCGCGCGAGGACCGCAACGGCATCGCGGTGTTCCAGGACCGCCAGCATCCGCAGCGCCAGGCGGTGGAGCAATGCCCGGCGGGCGCGGTGCTGGTGATCGACAGCCGCAAGGACGCGCGCGCCGCCTCGGCCGGCGGCATCCTGGTGGCGAGATTGATGCAGCGCGGCGCGGCCGGCGTGGTCACCGATGGCGGCTTGCGCGACAGCCCGGAGATCGCGCGCTACGCCATGCCCGCCTACCACAGCCGCCCCAGCGCCCCGACCAATCTGACGCTGCACGAGGCCATCGAGATCAACGGCGCCATCGCCTGCGGCGACGTGGCCGTGTTTCCCGGCGATGTGGTCGTGGGCGATGGTGAAGGCGTGGTGGTGATTCCCTCCCATCTGGCCGACGAGGTGAGCGCCGAGGCCAGCGAGATGACGGTGTTCGAGGACTTCGTGCAGGAGCAGGTCATGGCGGGCCGCTCGATCCTGGGCCTTTATCCGCCTACCGATGAAGCCCGCCGCGACGACTTCGCCGCCTGGCGCAAGGCCCGGGGGCGCTGA
- a CDS encoding fasciclin domain-containing protein: MASIQTTRKIASFGLAVVMSAASVAAMADVMVGGAPMLASKDIIDNAVNSKDHTTLVAAVKAAGLVDTLKGPGPFTVFAPTNAAFAALPAGTVDTLLKPESKPALTKVLTYHVVAGKWDAAAIAKMIKDGNGMASIKTVSGGTLVAKSNAGKVMLTDEMGGTATVTIADVYQSNGVIHVIDKVLLPK, translated from the coding sequence ATGGCATCGATTCAAACCACCCGCAAGATCGCCTCGTTCGGCCTGGCCGTCGTGATGTCGGCCGCCTCCGTGGCGGCCATGGCCGATGTGATGGTCGGCGGCGCGCCCATGCTGGCGTCGAAGGACATCATCGACAACGCGGTCAACTCCAAGGACCACACGACCCTCGTGGCCGCGGTCAAGGCCGCCGGCCTGGTCGACACGCTCAAGGGCCCGGGCCCGTTCACGGTGTTTGCACCGACCAACGCGGCTTTTGCCGCGCTGCCCGCCGGCACCGTCGACACCCTGCTCAAGCCCGAGAGCAAGCCGGCGCTGACCAAGGTGCTGACCTACCACGTCGTGGCCGGCAAGTGGGATGCGGCGGCGATCGCCAAGATGATCAAGGACGGCAACGGCATGGCCAGCATCAAGACCGTCAGCGGCGGCACGCTGGTGGCGAAGTCGAATGCCGGCAAGGTCATGCTGACCGATGAGATGGGCGGCACGGCCACGGTGACGATTGCCGATGTCTACCAGTCCAACGGCGTGATCCATGTGATCGACAAGGTGCTGCTGCCCAAGTGA